The following proteins are co-located in the Triticum aestivum cultivar Chinese Spring chromosome 1A, IWGSC CS RefSeq v2.1, whole genome shotgun sequence genome:
- the LOC123069222 gene encoding 3-ketoacyl-CoA synthase 11 — protein MADPAPPAPARGDFTRSVKLKYVKLGYHYLITHGAYLAVAPLPGLVAAHLSTFTLHDLADLWQGVLHHSLGSLLACLAFLVAACTAYLVTRPRPVYLVDFACYKPDDARKCSRARFMDCTEKLGTFTDDNVEFQRRIVERSGLGEETYLPEAVLNLPPNPSMANARVEAEKVMFGALDQLFAKTGVKAKDIGVLVVNCSLFNPTPSLSAMVVNKYQLRGNIVSYNLGGMGCSAGLIAIDLAKDLLQAQPGTYAVVISMENITLNWYFGNDRSMLVSNCLFRMGGAAILLSNRRSARRRSKYQLVHTVRTHKGADDKAFRCVYQQEDESGKRGVSLSKDLMAIAGGALKTNITTLGPLVLPLSEQLLFFATLAAKKLVNAKVKPYIPDFKLAFEHFCIHAGGRAVLDQMESNLQLTEWHMEPSRMTLHRFGNTSSSSLWYELAYAEAKGRIRKGDRTWQIAFGSGFKCNSAVWRALRSVNPANPRDVAGNPWADEIHRFPVPVPKFSAIDPPTPSSDTAQQ, from the coding sequence atggCCGACCCGGCGCCTCCCGCCCCGGCGCGCGGCGACTTCACGCGGTCGGTGAAGCTCAAGTACGTGAAGCTCGGGTACCACTACCTGATCACGCACGGCGCGTACCTGGCGGTGGCGCCGCTGCCGGGGCTCGTGGCGGCGCACCTCTCCACCTTCACGCTGCACGACCTGGCCGACCTCTGGCAAGGCGTCCTCCACCACAGCCTCGGCTCCCTGCTCGCCTGCCTCGCCTTCCTCGTGGCCGCCTGCACCGCCTACCTCGTCACCCGCCCGCGCCCCGTCTACCTCGTCGACTTCGCCTGCTACAAGCCCGACGACGCGCGCAAGTGCAGCCGCGCCCGCTTCATGGACTGCACCGAGAAGCTCGGCACCTTCACCGACGACAACGTCGAGTTCCAGCGCCGGATCGTGGAGCGCTCCGGGCTGGGCGAGGAGACGTACCTCCCGGAGGCCGTGCTCAACCTCCCGCCCAACCCCTCCATGGCCAACGCGCGGGTGGAGGCCGAGAAGGTCATGTTCGGCGCGCTGGACCAGCTCTTCGCCAAGACGGGCGTGAAGGCCAAGGACATCGGCGTGCTCGTCGTCAACTGCAGCCTCTTCAACCCGACGCCCTCGCTCTCCGCCATGGTCGTCAACAAGTACCAGCTCCGGGGCAACATCGTGAGCTACAACCTGGGCGGCATGGGGTGCAGCGCGGGGCTCATCGCCATCGACCTCGCCAAGGACCTGCTCCAGGCGCAGCCCGGCACGTACGCCGTGGTGATCAGCATGGAGAACATCACCCTCAACTGGTACTTCGGCAACGACCGCTCCATGCTGGTGTCCAACTGCCTGTTCCGCATGGGCGGCGCGGCGATCCTGCTCTCGAACCGCCGGTCGGCGCGGCGGCGCTCCAAGTACCAGCTGGTGCACACGGTGCGCACGCACAAGGGGGCGGACGACAAGGCGTTCCGGTGCGTGTACCAGCAGGAGGACGAGTCGGGCAAGCGGGGCGTGTCGCTGTCCAAGGACCTGATGGCGATCGCCGGCGGCGCGCTCAAGACCAACATCACCACGCTGGGGCCGCTGGTGCTGCCGCTGAGCGAGCAGCTGCTCTTCTTCGCGACGCTGGCGGCCAAGAAGCTGGTGAACGCCAAGGTGAAGCCCTACATCCCGGACTTCAAGCTGGCGTTCGAGCACTTCTGCATCCACGCCGGCGGGCGGGCGGTGCTGGACCAGATGGAGAGCAACCTGCAGCTGACGGAGTGGCACATGGAGCCGTCGCGGATGACGCTGCACCGGTTCGGCAACACGTCGAGCAGCTCGCTGTGGTACGAGCTGGCCTACGCCGAGGCCAAGGGCCGGATCAGGAAGGGCGACCGCACCTGGCAGATCGCATTCGGGTCCGGGTTCAAGTGCAACAGCGCCGTGTGGAGGGCGCTCCGGTCGGTGAACCCGGCCAACCCCAGGGACGTCGCCGGCAACCCCTGGGCCGACGAGATCCACCGGTTCCCCGTGCCCGTGCCCAAGTTCTCCGCCATCGATCCTCCCACTCCATCCAGCGACACCGCCCAGCAATAA
- the LOC123069228 gene encoding uncharacterized protein, which produces MASPAPAPATAKPIALRRPPVPVRGGFCPVRPSMAAAAGRLRVSASASASDVPDFLSSDWLETRKKKPLGPRLNFNAEEAVEYQLEALKYNDKPRPDYGVEVMYRFAGFNPFERSTYFGRQFDLGQFERFRRIFHHSTYRVLLGHKEREILSRLWVEENQFKQRVWIRGARPEEEEIFQFTMVQRVGGSWDGYWLTESLTNDDGDAFSGGVAY; this is translated from the exons ATGGCGTCGCCCGCTCCCGCTCCCGCGACCGCGAAGCCCATCGCTCTCCGGCGGCCGCCGGTCCCAGTCCGCGGCGGGTTCTGCCCGGTGCGTCCGTCCATGGCTGCAGCGGCAGGCCGGCTCAGAGTCTCGGCCTCCGCTTCCGCCTCGGACGTGCCCGACTTCCTCTCCTCCGACTG GCTTGAAACACGCAAGAAGAAGCCTTTGGGCCCCAGGTTGAAT TTTAATGCAGAAGAAGCAGTGGAGTACCAGCTTGAGGCCTTGAAATACAATGACAAACCCCGCCCGGATTATGGGGTTGAGGTCATGTACCGG TTTGCAGGCTTTAATCCATTTGAAAGGTCAACTTATTTTGGACGACAGTTTGATCTTGGGCAG TTCGAACGTTTCCGGCGGATATTTCACCATTCAACTTACAGGGTGCTGCTTGGCCACAAAGAAAGAGAGATATTAAGCAGATTATGGGTTGAAGAG AATCAATTTAAGCAGAGAGTTTGGATCCGAGGAGCTCGCCCGGAGGAAGAAGAGATATTCCAGTTTACAATGGTTCAG AGAGTTGGCGGCTCGTGGGACGGCTACTGGCTAACCGAGAGCTTGACAAACGACGACGGGGACGCATTCTCAGGCGGGGTTGCTTATTGA
- the LOC123069243 gene encoding uncharacterized protein isoform X2, whose product MRTMPWKGHHDQEQDDALEGSPIGATTYGLVFSTNRDIDMEVRHGRPGARHGGSLLSLPLPLLCWLVGRKTTARQALLLPPLLPSHHSATDAMPSTEDSGSRLDPEYSQSIIGQFKACLWKHWLTYWHNPDYNLVRFSFTLFTALLLGSIFWKIGTIM is encoded by the exons ATGCG GACGATGCCATGGAAGGGCCACCATGACCAGGAGCAGGACGACGCCTTGGAAGGTTCACCGATAGGAGCAACTACGTACGGTCTGGTCTTCTCCACTAACAGGGATATCGACATGGAGGTCCGCCATGGAAGGCCTGGAGCTCGTCATGGAGGGTCCCTCCTCTCTCTTCCCCTCCCTCTACTCTGTTGGTTGGTTGGACGGAAGACCACCGCTCGTCAGGCTCTGCTTCTTCCACCGCTGCTCCCCTCCCACCATAGTGCCACAGACGCTATGCCAAGCACGGAAG ATTCGGGGAGCCGCCTTGATCCAGAGTACTCGCAATCCATTATAGGGCAGTTCAAAGCCTGCCTCTGGAAGCATTGGTTGACCTATTGGCACAACCCAGATTACAACCTTGTCAGATTTTCCTTCACTTTGTTCACAGCCTTGCTGCTTGGCTCCATCTTTTGGAAGATTGGCACCATTATGTAG
- the LOC123069243 gene encoding uncharacterized protein isoform X1 produces the protein MRTMPWKGHHDQEQDDALEGSPIGATTYGLVFSTNRDIDMEVRHGRPGARHGGSLLSLPLPLLCWLVGRKTTARQALLLPPLLPSHHSATDAMPSTEGVDANTLRMVIGAIYTTVMFVGINNCATVQPIVLIERTTCTKRGLLHCSATYAAKVQVLDGSVDSENEETQTHEDSNEEIDYDK, from the exons ATGCG GACGATGCCATGGAAGGGCCACCATGACCAGGAGCAGGACGACGCCTTGGAAGGTTCACCGATAGGAGCAACTACGTACGGTCTGGTCTTCTCCACTAACAGGGATATCGACATGGAGGTCCGCCATGGAAGGCCTGGAGCTCGTCATGGAGGGTCCCTCCTCTCTCTTCCCCTCCCTCTACTCTGTTGGTTGGTTGGACGGAAGACCACCGCTCGTCAGGCTCTGCTTCTTCCACCGCTGCTCCCCTCCCACCATAGTGCCACAGACGCTATGCCAAGCACGGAAG GGGTGGATGCCAATACTCTTAGAATGGTCATTGGAGCAATATACACAACAGTGATGTTTGTCGGCATCAACAACTGTGCAACCGTTCAACCAATTGTTTTAATCGAGAGAACAACTTGTACAAAGAGAGGGCTGCTCCATTGCTCAG CTACTTATGCAGCGAAGGTACAGGTTCTAGATGGCTCTGTAGACAGTGAGAATGAGGAAACTCAaactcatgaagattctaatgagGAAATCGATTATGATAAATAA